The segment TGGTCAATAATGGCGGCAGAGTCTTTTTCACCCACGCCATCCATGCTGATGACTACGGATATGATTGTGCCGATTGCCACCACGATGGTGTTGAAGGCGCAGAACCCATTGCTTGTGGCAGCTGCCACCCCAAGGCCTTTGACGGGTTGTTCAAGGAAGTGCATCAGCGGGCTTTTCCCAGCAAGGAATACTGTGAGCGTTGTCATGACAGTGAGCCCGTCTCGAGTATGTCCGATGACGAACGCCCCGACTCCGACATGCTGCTGACCAGAGCCGACGCTTTCCATGGCCAATGCATGGACTGCCACAAGGCGGAAGATGCCGGCCCCTATGGGGAAGAGAGCTGCTCAACCTGCCACGCCAAGTAAGGACGCCATGACCAAGATCGATTTCAACTTACGCAGTGACCATATTGAGCCTATTCAGGAAATGCTCGTTCCGGGACTGTTGAATATA is part of the Desulfovibrio ferrophilus genome and harbors:
- a CDS encoding cytochrome c3 family protein, producing the protein MHKRYVPIVVTIAVLLAVAIVGYSQPPVVQKSPTRVLMVNNGGRVFFTHAIHADDYGYDCADCHHDGVEGAEPIACGSCHPKAFDGLFKEVHQRAFPSKEYCERCHDSEPVSSMSDDERPDSDMLLTRADAFHGQCMDCHKAEDAGPYGEESCSTCHAK